Within Streptomyces sp. SS1-1, the genomic segment GTTCGTGCCGAAGGAGAAGAACTCCGCCTCCCCGGCGATCCGGCCCGCCGTCAGGGCGGCGCGCGGCAGCTCGATCATCGTGCCGACGGGGCAGTCCACGACGACACCGGACTCCTCGGACACCTCGGCCAGGACCTGCCGCACCTCCTCGCCCACCAGCCGCAGTTCCTCGACCGTGTCGATCAGCGGCACCATGATCTCCGCGCGCGGATCACCACCGGCCCGCCTGCGGTCGACGACCGCCTCGGCGACCGCCCGCACCTGCATGGCGACGAGCCCCGGCGCGACCAGCCCGAGCCGCACCCCGCGCAGGCCGAGCATCGGGTTCTCCTCGTGCATACGGTTGACGGCGTCCAGCAGTTCGGTGTCGTGCGCGCTGGGCGTGATGCCCCGGGCCTGATCGGCGGCGAGCCGGACGGCGAGTTCGGTACGGTCGGGCAGGAACTCGTGCAGCGGCGGATCGAGCAGCCGGATCGTGACGGGCAGACCGTCCATCGCCTCCAGGATGCCGGTGAAGTCCCGGCGCTGCAGCGGCAGCAACTCCGCGAGGGCGCGCTCGCGTTCGGCGTCCGTACGGGCCAGGATCATCGCCTCGACCAGGGGCCGCCGGTCGCCGAGGAACATGTGCTCGGTGCGGCACAGCCCGATGCCCTCCGCGCCGAACCGGCGGGCGCGCGCCGCGTCCTCGGGGGTGTCGGCGTTGGCGCGCACGCCCAGCCGGCGTGCCCCGTCGGCCCGTTCCATGACGCGGGCCACCGCCTCGACCAGCCCCGCCGAGGGCCCGGAGCGGTCGCCGGTCTCGAAGTACCGCATGACGGCGGAGTCGACCAGCGGCGCGGCACCGGCGTACACCGCCCCCGAGGAGCCGTCCACGGACAGGACCGTGCCCTCCTCGACGACCGTGCCGCCCACGGTGAAGCGACGGCCGCGTGGGTCGACGTCGATCTCCTCCGCCCCGCACACGCACACCTTGCCCATGCCCCGGGCGACCACGGCGGCATGGCTGGTCTTGCCGCCCCGGCTGGTGAGCACGGCCTGCGCGGCCACCATCCCCGGCAGGTCGTCGGGCGTCGTCTCCTGCCGTACCAGGACGACCTTCTCCCCGGCGGCGGCACGGCGGACCGCCTCCGCCGAGTCGAACACGGCGGCCCCGACCGCCGCCCCCGGCGAGGCCGGGATGCCGCGCGCCAGCGCCTCGCCGACCCCCGAGGTGTCGAACCGGGGGAACATCAGCCGGGCCAGCCCCTCGCCGCCGACCCGCCGCAGCGCCTCGTCCTCGGTGATGAGCCCCTCGTCGACGAGTTCCGCGGCGATCGCGAACGCGGCCTCGGCGGTACGCTTGCCGACCCGGGTCTGCAGCATCCACAGCCGGCCGCGCTCGATGGTGAACTCGATGTCGCACAGATCCCGGTAGTGGTCCTCCAACGCCCGCATGTGCGACCGAAGTCGTGCGTACGACGTCGGGTCCAGGCGTTCCAGGTCGGCCAGCGGGACGGTGTTGCGGATTCCGGCGACGACGTCCTCGCCCTGCGCGTTCGGCAGGTAGTCGCCGTACAGGCCGGGCCGGCCGGTGGCCGGATCGCGGGTGAAGGCGACGCCGCTGCCCGAGTCGGAGCCCAGGTTGCCGAAGACCATCGTCTGCACGTTGACGGCGGTGCCCAGGTCGTCCGGGATGTGCTCGCGGCGCCGGTAGAGACGGGCGCGCTCGACGTTCCACGACGAGAAGACGGCGAGGACGGCGCGGCGCAGCTGCTCGGCCGGCGACTGCGGGAAGTCGTCGCCGGTGTGCCGGTGGACCAGCTCCTTGTACGCCTCCACGAGCTCGGCGAGGTCGCCCGCGTCCAGGCCGAGGTCGTCCGCCGCGCCCCGGTCCTCCTTGAGGCGGGTCATGGCGTCCTCGAACAGGGCGCCGTCGACCCCCATCACCGTGGTGCCGAACATCTGCACGAGGCGGCGGTAGGAGTCCCAGGCGAAGCGCTCGTTCCCGGAGGACTTGGCGAGGCCCTGCACGGACTCGTCGTTGAGGCCGACGTCGAGGATCGTCTCCATCATGCCGGGCATGGAGAACCGCGCCCCCGACCGGACGGACAGCAGCAGCGGGTCGTCCGGCTGCCCGAGCCGCCGCCCGGCCGCCTCCTCCAGGGCGGTCAGATGCTCGGAGATCTCCCGGGACAGACCCTCCGGCTCGGTGCCGGTCGCGAGGAACGCACGGCAGGCCTCGGTGGTGACGGTGAACCCCGGCGGCACGGGCAGCCCCATCCGGGTCATCTCGGCGAGGTTGGCGCCCTTCCCGCCGAGCAGGGCGGCCATGTCCCGGCTGCCCTCGGTGAACGCGTACACGTGACGGACCATGGCGCTGCTCTCCCTTCCGGTCACGCGTGCCCGGATCACCCCAGGGGCGGCCCGGCCGGTGTGCGATACCCCTCCAGCCTCCGCCGTACGGCGGCCCGGCGGCAGGCGCTGGACGTCCTCGGAGTGAGGCCGATCGGCCCCATGGCGCAACGCGGCGGCCCGCTCACCATGGACACGGGCCGTGGGCCACGGGCCGCGGATGCCGGGTGCGGCGCGCCGGGTGAAGACTTGACGGAGCGGGGGCGACGACGGCGAGGGAGTCATCGTGAGCGGTCGGGTGGTCGTGGGCGTGGACGGATCGGCGTCGAGTCTGGCCGCCGTGGAGGCCGCCGCGACGGAGGCACGGCTGCGCGGGGCCGCCCTGCGCGTCGTCCACGCGTTCGTCTGGCCGGCCATGCACGTGCCGCTGGGCCCGTCCCCGCTGGGCCCGCGGGACGGCGGGCTGCGCCAGGAGGTGGACCGGCTGGTGGCCGAGGCGGTCGAACGGGCGCGGACGGTCGCCCCGGGGATCGACGTCGGCCACGCCGTCGTGAGCGGTGAACCCCTGGCCACCCTGGAGACCGAGTCGCGGACGGCGGAGCTGGTGGTCGTCGGGTCCCGGGGGATGGGCGGCTTCGTGGGCCTGCTGGTGGGCTCGACGGCCGTACACCTCGCCGCCCACGGCCGCTGCCCGGTCCTGGTCGTCCGCGAGGAGCCACGGACCGACGGCCCGGTGATCCTCGGCGTCGACGGCTCGGCCGCAGCGGAGGCGGCGACGGACTTCGCCTTCACCGAGGCCGCCCTGCGCGGCGCCCCGCTCGTCGGGCTGCACGCCTGGACCACGTGGAACGCGCCGCTGCCCACACCGGAGGGCGGGCCGTTCGCCGCCGCGCCGGGCGTCCTGGCACACGACGAGGAGCGGCTGGTGTCCGAGGCGCTCGCCGGGCACCGGGAGCGCTTCCCCGACGTGGCCGTGACGACGAAGGCGGTACGGGGCCCCACGCGGGAGACCCTGATCGAGGCGAGCCGCTCCGCGCGGCTCCTCGTGGTCGGCGCGCGGGGGCGCGGCGGCTTCACCGGCCTGCTGCTCGGCTCGGTCAGCCAGGCGATGCTGCATCACGCGCACTGCCCGGTCGCCGTCGTCCGCGGGACGTGACGGCCCCCGCGGACCGCCTCCTCCAGCCCGCTCGCTCCTTCGTGTGTCCGCCGTCGCGCGCCGGGCACTCGGCGGGGGACGGCGACCCGTGAGGAGGCCCGATGAGGTGCTCGTGGCGCCACACCCCGCCCCGCGGCGGCGCAGGACCGGTGGTCCGCCCCGGCCGCGATCCGAAAGCCGCCGGACGGTGACCCCCGCGGCCGTCGGCGTCGTCATCGCCACCCGGAACCGCGCGCCCTCGCTGGCCCTTACCCTCCGGCACCTCCTGCGCCTGCCCGAGCGGCCACCCGTCGTCGTCGTGGACAACGCCTCCACCGACGACACCACGGCCCTGCTCGCCCGCGAGTTCCCGCAGGTTCGCGTGGTGCGGCTGCCCGCCAACCGCGGAGCCCTCGCCCGTACGGCCGGCGTCCGCGCCCTCGACACGCCGTACGTGGCGTTCAGCGACGACGACTCCTGGTGGGCACCGGACGCGCTGGGCCGCGCCGCCGGACTGCTCGACGCGCACCCGCGGCTCGGCCTGCTCTCCGCGCACACCCTGGTCGGCCCGGCGGCGGAACCCGATCCGCTGAACGACGTGCTGGCCGGGTCACCGCTCGGCCCGGCGACCGACCTCCCCGGCACCCAGGTCCTCGGCTTCCTCGCCTGCGCCAGCGTCGTCCGCCGCACCGCCTACCTCGACGCGGGCGGATTCCACCCCGTGCTGTTCTTCGGCGGCGAGGAGACACTGCTCGCCTACGACCTCGCCGCCCGCGGCTGGGGCGTCGCCCACTGCGCCGACGTCGTCGCCCACCACCACCCGGCGGTGTCGCCCCGCACCGGCCGTCCGGTCACCGTCCTGCGCAACGCCCTGCTCACCGCGTGGCTGCGCCGCCCGCTGCCGTACGCGCTCGCCCTCACCCGCGACCTGGCCGGTCAGGCCCGCCACGACGACCGCGCCCGCCAGGCCCTGCGCGGCGCCCTCGCCCGCCTGCCGGCGGCCCTGCGGGCGCGCAGGCCGCTGCCCCCCTCCGTCGAACGGGCCGCCCGCACCCTGGACAGCACGGCCGAGGCCGTCGGAGCACCGGCATGACCGACCCCACCGACCCCCGTACGACCGTCGTCGTCATCACCCACAACCGCCGCCCGGAACTGCTGCGCACCCTCGACCGGCTGGCCGAACTGCCGGAACGGCCCCGCGTGATCGTCACCGACAACGGCTCCACCGACGGCACCGCCGACGCGGTCACCCGGCACCACCCCGAAGCGCTCCTGCTGCGCCCCGGCCGCAACCTGGGCGCCATCGGCCGCAACCTGGCCATGCGGCACGTCCGCACGCCGTACGTGGCCTTCTGCGACGACGACTCCTGGTGGGCGCCCGGCTCCCTGACCGGCGCCGCCGACCTCCTCGACCGGCACGCCGGACTCGGCACCGTCACCGCCCGCATCGTCGTCGAACCCGACGGCACGGAGGACCCCATCGTCACCGAGCTGCGCGGCTCACCCCTGACCGGGCCCGCCTGGCTGCCCGGACCGGCCCTCGGCTCGTTCCTCGCCGCCGCGACCGTGCTGCGCGCCGACGCCTTCCGGGCCGCCGGCGGCTTCCACCCCCGGCTGTGGCTCGGCGGCGAGGAGGAGCTGCTCGCCGCCGACCTCGCGGCCGACGGCTGGTGGCTGACGTACGCCGACCATCTCACGATCCATCACCAGGCGTCGGTGATCCGGGACCCCACCCGGCGCCGCGCGCACGGCATCCGCAACACCCTGTGGTTCACCTGGCTCCGCCGCCCGGTGGGACGGGCCCTGAGCCGCACCCTGCACCTGGCCCGCACGGTCCCCCGGGACAGGGCGTCGCTCGGGGCCTTCGCGGAGGCGGCGGCCGCCCTCCCCTGGGTCCTGCGCGAACGCCGGGTCCTCCCGCCGGAGGTGGAGTCCCGGCTACGCCTCCTGGAAACCACCCAACGCCACTCGAAGGCCCGCCGCTACGTGGGCTGAACCGGGGCCACGCCCCGCAGAACCCTCCGTCATCTCCTACGCGGTCGAGCCCGGTTCACCGGTCGGCGCGCCCACTCCCAGAGCCCCGAGCAGTTCCTCCGTGCCGTCGCGGGCCGCCCCCCGGCGGAAGCCCTCCGCGATCTGCCGGGCGTGGACCCGGCCCGCGGTCGTGCACCATGCCCACCAGCGGTCCAGCGTGGGCGCGTCGACGTGTTCCGCGGGGACCAGCGCGGGCCAGTCGCAGGCGTGGGCCTGGGCCGTCACCTTGGCGCCGCCCTCCACCGGGTCGACGGCCAGTGCCGGAACGCCCGCCCGCAGCGCGAGCACCATGCCGTGCAGCCGGTCCGTCACCACCAGGTCGAGCCGGGAGAGCACCGCCTCCAACTGGGCCGGTGTCGCGCACAACCGCCAGTCGTGCGCGTCCAGCCGGGTCTCCAGCTCCAGGCGCGCGCAGTCCCGCCCCGCCAGCCACCGGGTCACCTCCTCGGCGACCCGCGCGTGCCGCCTGCGTCCGCCGTACTCCCGTTGCCCGTGGGTGAGGACCACTCCGACGACCGGCCGGGCGGGAAGGGCCGACGCGCGCGCCGACAGGTCCGGCCTCGGTTCCGAACGGGGCGCGTCCCGCGCCACCACCCGGTGGAACCCGGTGACGGCCGGGCAGGCGGCGTCGACCACGGACGTGCCCACGGCGATCCGCACACAGTGCGCGAACCGCCGGTGCAGTTCCTCCAGTTGCGGGCCGTGCAGGGGGCCGCACACGAACACCAGATGGGAGTAGTCCTCGGGGCGGACCTCGGCCAGGGACGGCCCCTCCGGGCGGAAGCCGGGGCTCCAGGCGACGTCGTGAGCGAGCCGTGCGCCCCGCAGCACCTCCCGCGCCCGCTCCAGCGCCAGCACGTCCCCGGCGGTCGCCTCCCCGTGCAGGAAGGAGAACCATCCCGTCAGCAGGATCCGTGGCCGTTCCGTCACGGCGCCCGGGTGCCCCGGCCGGCGCGCGGACAATCACCTCCGGCCCCCGCACGCGGCCCGTCACCGCCGCCCCGGCGCGCGGACGATCACCGCCGCCCCCGACGCCCCGCCCCGCGAGGGCCGTCGCGCCGCTTGCGGTCCCGGGGGAGCCCGTGTCTCATGGGGGAGCGGTGACCGGTGACCCCTGCGGAACTGGCAGTCCGAACTCCTCGCCGTCGCCTCCATGGCCGTCCTCGCCGTCTATCTGCGGCAGCGGGGCTCCCCGGAGTCCAAGCCCGTCGGCGCGCCCCACTCCGCCACCGGGACCGAGGGCTGACCGCGCGCCGGGCGTGCGCGGGGCGCGGGTGGGTACCCCGGACCCACACAGCCGCCTTCCGCCCGCCCCCGACACGGCGGACCCGTTCCGGAGGCGCG encodes:
- a CDS encoding universal stress protein, which codes for MSGRVVVGVDGSASSLAAVEAAATEARLRGAALRVVHAFVWPAMHVPLGPSPLGPRDGGLRQEVDRLVAEAVERARTVAPGIDVGHAVVSGEPLATLETESRTAELVVVGSRGMGGFVGLLVGSTAVHLAAHGRCPVLVVREEPRTDGPVILGVDGSAAAEAATDFAFTEAALRGAPLVGLHAWTTWNAPLPTPEGGPFAAAPGVLAHDEERLVSEALAGHRERFPDVAVTTKAVRGPTRETLIEASRSARLLVVGARGRGGFTGLLLGSVSQAMLHHAHCPVAVVRGT
- a CDS encoding glycosyltransferase family 2 protein is translated as MTDPTDPRTTVVVITHNRRPELLRTLDRLAELPERPRVIVTDNGSTDGTADAVTRHHPEALLLRPGRNLGAIGRNLAMRHVRTPYVAFCDDDSWWAPGSLTGAADLLDRHAGLGTVTARIVVEPDGTEDPIVTELRGSPLTGPAWLPGPALGSFLAAATVLRADAFRAAGGFHPRLWLGGEEELLAADLAADGWWLTYADHLTIHHQASVIRDPTRRRAHGIRNTLWFTWLRRPVGRALSRTLHLARTVPRDRASLGAFAEAAAALPWVLRERRVLPPEVESRLRLLETTQRHSKARRYVG
- a CDS encoding polysaccharide pyruvyl transferase family protein, whose product is MTERPRILLTGWFSFLHGEATAGDVLALERAREVLRGARLAHDVAWSPGFRPEGPSLAEVRPEDYSHLVFVCGPLHGPQLEELHRRFAHCVRIAVGTSVVDAACPAVTGFHRVVARDAPRSEPRPDLSARASALPARPVVGVVLTHGQREYGGRRRHARVAEEVTRWLAGRDCARLELETRLDAHDWRLCATPAQLEAVLSRLDLVVTDRLHGMVLALRAGVPALAVDPVEGGAKVTAQAHACDWPALVPAEHVDAPTLDRWWAWCTTAGRVHARQIAEGFRRGAARDGTEELLGALGVGAPTGEPGSTA
- the ppdK gene encoding pyruvate, phosphate dikinase, giving the protein MVRHVYAFTEGSRDMAALLGGKGANLAEMTRMGLPVPPGFTVTTEACRAFLATGTEPEGLSREISEHLTALEEAAGRRLGQPDDPLLLSVRSGARFSMPGMMETILDVGLNDESVQGLAKSSGNERFAWDSYRRLVQMFGTTVMGVDGALFEDAMTRLKEDRGAADDLGLDAGDLAELVEAYKELVHRHTGDDFPQSPAEQLRRAVLAVFSSWNVERARLYRRREHIPDDLGTAVNVQTMVFGNLGSDSGSGVAFTRDPATGRPGLYGDYLPNAQGEDVVAGIRNTVPLADLERLDPTSYARLRSHMRALEDHYRDLCDIEFTIERGRLWMLQTRVGKRTAEAAFAIAAELVDEGLITEDEALRRVGGEGLARLMFPRFDTSGVGEALARGIPASPGAAVGAAVFDSAEAVRRAAAGEKVVLVRQETTPDDLPGMVAAQAVLTSRGGKTSHAAVVARGMGKVCVCGAEEIDVDPRGRRFTVGGTVVEEGTVLSVDGSSGAVYAGAAPLVDSAVMRYFETGDRSGPSAGLVEAVARVMERADGARRLGVRANADTPEDAARARRFGAEGIGLCRTEHMFLGDRRPLVEAMILARTDAERERALAELLPLQRRDFTGILEAMDGLPVTIRLLDPPLHEFLPDRTELAVRLAADQARGITPSAHDTELLDAVNRMHEENPMLGLRGVRLGLVAPGLVAMQVRAVAEAVVDRRRAGGDPRAEIMVPLIDTVEELRLVGEEVRQVLAEVSEESGVVVDCPVGTMIELPRAALTAGRIAGEAEFFSFGTNDLTQTTWGFSRDDVEAAFFSAYLDKGVFKVSPFETIDRDGVGRLVEIAVAEGRAARPGLKIGVCGEHGGDPESVHFFHAAGLDYVSCSPFRVPVARLEAGRAALTGTDGSDSR
- a CDS encoding glycosyltransferase family 2 protein, producing MTPAAVGVVIATRNRAPSLALTLRHLLRLPERPPVVVVDNASTDDTTALLAREFPQVRVVRLPANRGALARTAGVRALDTPYVAFSDDDSWWAPDALGRAAGLLDAHPRLGLLSAHTLVGPAAEPDPLNDVLAGSPLGPATDLPGTQVLGFLACASVVRRTAYLDAGGFHPVLFFGGEETLLAYDLAARGWGVAHCADVVAHHHPAVSPRTGRPVTVLRNALLTAWLRRPLPYALALTRDLAGQARHDDRARQALRGALARLPAALRARRPLPPSVERAARTLDSTAEAVGAPA